From the genome of Spirochaetota bacterium:
GGTCCCCGCCGCCCGCGCCCCCGGACAGGTTCTGTACGGAGAACAGCGGCCGGGGGCTTCCGGCGTCCACCGAGTGCTCGGGACCCACGGGCATCATCGTGTGGCAGTCGAGTATCAGCCTGACCCGCTTCGAGGAAACCGCCTTCTCGATCGCGGTGTGAAAGGGGAAATAGTAGCGCCGCAGCATGTTCGCGATGGCGATCTCGTCGGGAAACACGCCCTCGGGGTATACGCTGCGGCCCGTGGGCGTCTCGATCTTGATGACGCCGTCGGCGGTGCGCGGCGGGAGGTCCATGGGGGGCCGGTCGACGTCCATGAAGACGCGCGAGATGTCCGTCTCGAACCGCTCGCACAGGCCGTCGGCCAGGCGAAAGATGTCCCGCGCGCACGAGTCAGCCTCGAAGAACAGATCGAACGGCTCGAGCGCGTGAATGCCCGCAAGCTCCTCGGGCACCGCGTATCCCCCGTGGGGGATAATAATGGCTATGGGGGGGATCCTGGTCATCCTGGCTGCATCGTGTCGGGCTAAATTTATAATTGACGAAAAATCGAAACGTGAATTTATTCAAGTACATAATTTTTCGCACGCGGCCATTTCCGTGACGCGCGCGTACTGCCAGGGAGGCGGAACGAACCCATGATGCGCCCCTACAAGACCGACGAGACCGGCGAGGCGATACTCGAAATCCTCGCCAAGGACGCGAAAACGACGCCGGAGGACATCGCGCGGCAGCTCGACACGACGCCCGCGAAGGTCCGGAAGTATATCGCCCAGTTCGAGAAGGACAAGATCATTCTCCGGTACAAGGCGCACGTCAACTGGATGCGGGTGCGCAACCTCGACGTGCGCGCCCTCATCGAGGTCAAGGTGATCCCCGAGCGCGGGGTGGGGTTCGACGCGGTCGCCGAGGCGATCTACAAATTTCCCGAGGTCTCGGCGGTGTATCTTCTCTCGGGAAGCTACGACCTGCTGGTCCAGGTGGAGGGGCCCAGCCTGCAGCAGGTTTCGCTCTTCGTGTCCGAGAAGCTCGCCACGATCAAAAATGTACAGTCCACCGTGACGCATTTTCTATTGAAGAAATACAAGGAAGACGGCGACGTGCTCGTGGACCAGGCCGAATCGAAGCGCCTTCCGCTCAGCCTGTGACGGGCGTGCTCACCGTAAACCGCGTATACGATCTTCTATTAAGGGAATACGGGCCGCAGCACTGGTGGCCCGGCCGCACCGATTTCGAGGTCGCGATCGGGGCCATCCTCACGCAAAGCGTCTCCTGGAAAAACGTCGAATCGGCCATCCGCACCCTCAGGGGGGAGCGCCTTCTGCATCCCCGCAGGCTCCATGCCCTGGGCGCGCGGGAACTCGCGCCCCTCATACGCCCCACCGGCTACTTCAACCAGAAGGCGAAGAAGCTCTTGAATTTTCTCGACTGGTTCCGCGGGTACGGCTATTCCTTCGCGAAGGCGGCAGGCGCGGATACCGCCATCCTGCGCGAGGAGCTTCTCGCGGTGAACGGCATAGGACCCGAGACGGCGGATTCCATTCTGCTCTACGCGATGGGGAGGAAGGTGTTCGTGGTGGACGCCTACACGCGCCGCGTCTTTACGCGGCTGGGAATTCTCCTGGGATCGGAGAGCTATGACGCGATTCAGCGGATGTTTCACGCGCGCTTCAGGGGAGGGGTCCCGGAGTACAACGAGTACCACGCGCTCATCGTGAACCACGGGAAGGAGGTGTGCAGGAAAAGGCCCCTGTGCGGGCGCTGCCGGCTTGCGCGGGCGTGTCCCTCGCGTGTTAGCGAATCGGACCCCGCCGCCTCAATAACCCGAACCGCCGGGTGAGGCGCCGTGATCGAGGAGCCAGGCGCGCGCCAGTTCCATGTCGCGAAAGGTCTTGTAGTTAAGCGACTTGTTC
Proteins encoded in this window:
- a CDS encoding Lrp/AsnC family transcriptional regulator — protein: MRPYKTDETGEAILEILAKDAKTTPEDIARQLDTTPAKVRKYIAQFEKDKIILRYKAHVNWMRVRNLDVRALIEVKVIPERGVGFDAVAEAIYKFPEVSAVYLLSGSYDLLVQVEGPSLQQVSLFVSEKLATIKNVQSTVTHFLLKKYKEDGDVLVDQAESKRLPLSL